A single Venturia canescens isolate UGA chromosome 1, ASM1945775v1, whole genome shotgun sequence DNA region contains:
- the Karl gene encoding apolipoprotein D — protein sequence MILKYYLLKVCLFFTLFSNLSLTFASGGSWKRREDKTKCPKVKGIRNFDITGFLGSWYIVQYYASSEEALAYRCMQAELSVSSENAEVTMNFTYSFTDDPINEQIVGNITWNIPSQDIPAHWIHAEEPYEGVYNTYVLDSDYKSWALLMHCAEKTKSPRYLSSFIMSRERTLAPNVISYLREKLPRYDIDLEYMFPMEQNDCTVTEGDSLLIPPVVAARRAYAARRHPLKRKHKRF from the exons ATGATCCTCAAATATTATTTACTAAAAGTTTGCctgtttttcactcttttctcaaatttatcgttAACCTTCGCGAGTGGTGGATCGTGGAAACGTCGCGAGGACAAAACCAAGTGCCCAAAAGTCAAAGGAATTAGGAATTTCGACATAACAGGG tttttagGGTCGTGGTACATCGTGCAATACTATGCAAGCTCCGAAGAAGCTTTGGCCTACAGATGCATGCAAGCAGAGCTCTCAGTATCGTCAGAGAACGCCGAAGTCACGATGAACTTTACGTACAGTTTTACGGACGATCCAATAAACGAGCAAATCGTGGGAAACATCACGTGGAACATACCCTCTCAAGATATACCTGCGCACTGGATTCACGCCGAAGAACCAT ACGAGGGTGTTTACAACACTTATGTGCTGGATTCTGACTACAAGTCGTGGGCCCTGTTGATGCACTGTGCCGAGAAGACGAAAAGCCCTCGTTATCTCTCGAGTTTTATTATGAGTCGTGAGAGAACATTAGCTCCGAACGTAATTTCTTATCTGCGAGAAAAGCTTCCGAG GTACGACATCGACTTGGAATACATGTTCCCCATGGAGCAAAATGACTGCACGGTTACCGAAGGCGACTCATTGCTCATTCCACCCGTAGTCGCGGCGAGACGAGCTTATGCAGCGCGCAGGCATCCTCTCAAACGAAAACACAAGCGTTTCTAA
- the LOC122413545 gene encoding major antigen isoform X2, whose product MMSDSDDTDVLLLIPPDLFTVASSDSDDDSRVGHARKYRETSVVSEILEHVQSLENRINVIESRDNSLEVSLLNASLDSYSQAISHPNIEFSPTKISQPTHSLSRLSSLQNTPVKPLCCSSSKSSPGCIPLSIVTNTPRGNPPNRFRRSKLSDVTNPTNSSRIWQKREDLINLGTPVKQSFENIQNSPKLERHFMHSFVTDQERSKESSECLIHGKSSSNQEAKKDIGEMELSEVDELLQEMEATEIELARRIDNSNARRCSEEQEGSRNFTDYSTVPCGKILKETKFSAKSPMRRLDFQFADVDFQRPFTSLNFPRDKVHADVSLPEDIFPSEETKPRFTDFKVWDRSVGNFDHVKNEPNNKNTEKPIKLIEEHDGNSEKVSDRGIIRRTVISSNTAENPTLENSEPLDVQTQMPSIKSSSARSMPNMNNSMSVLYGNTDNGKLHSNGFVHDGTNDTVDSGLQGTRQSQNTDELQQTIREIRMTGKQGMNSLSTRSIENCPRKTQRLLALSDFWDCDGTKSQEEMLRIKLEEEKFRREHCEHLIQELQKRLLEQQEKVAVAIRVDNEKNAAISQFQEAWSKLRQRWETLEKDHSELESTLKSLTEKHNSEVSAYQQQIKRGEGELSKALDLAAGYKEKSDSLVKEKLELLKAHADELENYKLLVQEAEQRYENLKEDYSKLVERNRQLDEIDNNLQQELNKERLRNSEVRSEMGAIHKALDACEAELTILRQEKENLQLKIKEEVTRNGILEQGRAALLQAVSEAQNLEKAAKDEIKSLVDRQDQIRSELREIYQNQLDDVVKTKLKEFQGQLDAAEMAFQADLETRQRAIAECAARKIKGIIDKHQLEINLLEEKHLEEKRLSEIQLAQASQKAVMLEVQLNTQRAGKTQLAEQLHSVMQKQWQQALQIISENLSPLQRLNVERISEGKSLKRCHSACCNKEHRSVRSELRSASSQNLQTVNLRQEQDESLITLASNDETPLSRKESKDDLRKYIKMILDMQQPNKDEFVRAKYQEDTNASPPPVVREVPRKHYTKKDSNGLSEESVTWQRVDESSIHDTSEHMQVPHFQGPKIEQPKNKPPWK is encoded by the exons ATGATGAGTGATTCGGATGATACGGATGTTCTTCTGTTGATACCGCCAGATTTATTCACTGTTGCGTCCTCGGATTCGGATGACGATTCCCGTGTCGGTCACGCAAGAAAATACCGTGAAACCAGCGTGGTTTCCGAAATCTTGGAGCACGTCCAATCCCTCGAGAATAGAATTAACGTTATCGAGTCCAGGGATAATAGCCTCGAAGTTTCACTGTTGAATGCTTCATTGGACTCTTATTCACAAGCAATCTCTCATCCTAACATTGAATTTTCCCCCACAAAGATATCCCAGCCAACGCACTCTCTTTCTCGGTTGTCCAGCCTGCAGAACACTCCTGTTAAACCTCTGTGCTGCTCGTCCTCAAAATCGTCACCCGGGTGTATTCCTCTGTCCATAGTGACTAACACCCCGAGAGGTAATCCGCCAAACCGTTTTAGACGTTCCAAGCTCTCCGATGTTACTAATCCGACTAACTCGTCTCGTATATGGCAAAAACGAGAAGACCTAATTAATTTGGGGACTCCTGTGAAGCAGTCTTTTGAAAACATCCAAAATTCACCCAAACTGGAGAGACACTTTATGCATAGCTTTGTCACAGATCAGGAGAGAAGCAAAGAGTCTTCGGAATGCTTGATACATGGTAAATCCAGTTCAAATCAAGAAGCTAAAAAGGACATAGGAGAAATGGAACTTTCAGAGGTGGATGAGCTCCTCCAGGAAATGGAAGCTACCGAAATTGAATTAGCAAGAAGAATTGACAATTCGAATGCTCGGCGATGCAGCGAAGAACAAGAAGGCTCAAGGAATTTCACTGACTATTCTACTGTCCCTTGCggcaagattctgaaagaaaCCAAATTCTCAGCAAAGTCACCCATGCGTAGATTAGACTTCCAATTCGCCGACGTGGACTTTCAGAGGCCTTTTACTTCGCTGAATTTTCCCCGGGACAAGGTGCATGCCGATGTGTCGCTCCCTGAAGATATTTTTCCCTCCGAAGAGACTAAGCCACGCTTCACCGATTTCAAAGTTTGGGACAGAAGCGTAGGAAATTTTGACCACGTCAAAAATGAACCcaacaataaaaatactgaaaaaccAATAAAACTAATAGAGGAACACGatggaaattcagaaaaagtCTCTGACCGTGGAATCATTCGTCGCACAGTTATATCCTCCAATACTGCGGAAAATCCTACTTTGGAAAACTCTGAACCTTTGGATGTCCAAACTCAAATGCCCAGCATCAAAAGCTCGAGCGCTCGATCGATGCCTAATATGAATAATTCAATGTCTGTTCTTTATGGAAATACAGACAATGGAAAATTACACAGTAACGGATTCGTCCATGATGGAACTAACGACACTGTGGACAGTGGTTTACAAGGCACGAGACAGTCTCAGAACACTGACGAATTGCAACAAACTATCCGAGAGATCCGAATGACAGGAAAACAGGGAATGAATTCTCTTTCAACCAGAAGTATTGAAAATTGTCCAAG GAAAACACAACGTCTCCTTGCTCTTTCTGATTTCTGGGACTGCGACGGTACAAAATCACAAGAAGAAATGTTGCGCATCAAATTGGAGGAGGAAAAGTTCAGAAGAGAA cACTGCGAGCACCTTATTCAAGAGTTACAGAAACGACTACTAGAACAACAAGAAAAAGTAGCGGTTGCCATCCGCGTGGATAATGAAAAGAATGCGGCAATATCGCAATTCCAGGAAGCTTGGTCGAAGTTACGACAAAGATGGGAGACTTTAGAAAAAGATCATTCAGAACTGGAGTCGACTTTGAAAAGTTTGACAGAAAAACATAATTCTGAAGTATCGGCATATCAGCAACAAATAAAACGTGGCGAAGGTGAATTATCGAAAGCTCTTGATCTGGCCGCTGGATACAAGGAAAAGAGTGATTCTTTggtgaaagaaaaacttgaacTTTTAAAAGCGCACGCGGACGAgcttgaaaattataaactaCTCGTGCAGGAAGCTGAGCAACGATACGAAAATCTGAAAGAAGATTACAGTAAACTTGTAGAAAGAAACAGACAATTGGATGAAATCGATAACAACCTGCAACAAGAATTGAACAAAGAACGTTTACGAAATTCAGAAGTGAGATCGGAAATGGGCGCTATTCATAAAGCATTGGACGCCTGCGAAGCCGAGCTCACTATTTTGCGACAGGAAAAGGAGAATTTGCAGCTCAAAATAAAGGAAGAAGTTACGAGAAACGGAATTCTCGAACAAGGCAGAGCTGCTCTTCTTCAAGCTGTCAGCGAAGCCCAAAACTTAGAG aaAGCAGCCAAAGACGAGATAAAATCACTCGTTGATCGTCAAGATCAAATCAGGTCTGAACTTcgtgaaatttatcaaaatcagcTTGACGACGTTGTGAAAACAAAGTTGAAAGAGTTTCAAGGACAACTGGACGCTGCCGAGATGGCATTTCAAGCTGATCTCGAGACAAGACAACGCGCGATTGCCGAATGCGCAGCCAGAAAAATCAAAGGCATCATAGACAA ACATCAGCTAGAAATTAACTTGCTTGAAGAAAAACATCTCGAGGAAAAGCGCTTGAGCGAAATTCAACTCGCACAAGCTTCACAAAAAGCTGTTATGCTGGAAGTCCAATTGAATACGCAACGTGCTGGGAAAACGCAACTTGCCGAGCAACTCCATTCCGTCATGCAAAAACAGTGGCAACAGGCTTTGCAAATAATATCAG aaaatctttcgccTCTGCAACGTTTGAACGTCGAGCGAATTTCTGAAGGGAAATCTTTGAAACGGTGCCATTCCGCGTGTTGCAACAAGGAGCACAGATCGGTGAGATCGGAATTGCGTTCGGCAAGCTCGCAAAACCTACAAACTGTGAATTTACGTCAGGAACAAGATGAGAGTCTCATAACCCTGGCCTCGAACGACGAGACGCCTTTGTCAAGAAAAGAGTCGAAGGACGACCTtcgaaaatacataaaaatg ATTCTCGATATGCAACAACCAAATAAGGATGAATTCGTGCGAGCAAAATATCAGGAAGATACCAACGCAAGTCCACCTCCGGTCGTACGAGAAGTTCCTAGGAAGCACTACACGAAAAAAGATTCTAATGGTTTGAGCGAAGAAAGTGTCACGTGGCAGCGAGTCGATGAG TCGTCCATCCACGACACCAGTGAACACATGCAAGTACCTCATTTTCAGGGACCGAAGATCGAACAGCCGAAAAACAAGCCACCATGGAAATGA
- the LOC122413545 gene encoding myosin-11 isoform X1: MMSDSDDTDVLLLIPPDLFTVASSDSDDDSRVGHARKYRETSVVSEILEHVQSLENRINVIESRDNSLEVSLLNASLDSYSQAISHPNIEFSPTKISQPTHSLSRLSSLQNTPVKPLCCSSSKSSPGCIPLSIVTNTPRGNPPNRFRRSKLSDVTNPTNSSRIWQKREDLINLGTPVKQSFENIQNSPKLERHFMHSFVTDQERSKESSECLIHGKSSSNQEAKKDIGEMELSEVDELLQEMEATEIELARRIDNSNARRCSEEQEGSRNFTDYSTVPCGKILKETKFSAKSPMRRLDFQFADVDFQRPFTSLNFPRDKVHADVSLPEDIFPSEETKPRFTDFKVWDRSVGNFDHVKNEPNNKNTEKPIKLIEEHDGNSEKVSDRGIIRRTVISSNTAENPTLENSEPLDVQTQMPSIKSSSARSMPNMNNSMSVLYGNTDNGKLHSNGFVHDGTNDTVDSGLQGTRQSQNTDELQQTIREIRMTGKQGMNSLSTRSIENCPRKTQRLLALSDFWDCDGTKSQEEMLRIKLEEEKFRREHCEHLIQELQKRLLEQQEKVAVAIRVDNEKNAAISQFQEAWSKLRQRWETLEKDHSELESTLKSLTEKHNSEVSAYQQQIKRGEGELSKALDLAAGYKEKSDSLVKEKLELLKAHADELENYKLLVQEAEQRYENLKEDYSKLVERNRQLDEIDNNLQQELNKERLRNSEVRSEMGAIHKALDACEAELTILRQEKENLQLKIKEEVTRNGILEQGRAALLQAVSEAQNLEKAAKDEIKSLVDRQDQIRSELREIYQNQLDDVVKTKLKEFQGQLDAAEMAFQADLETRQRAIAECAARKIKGIIDKHQLEINLLEEKHLEEKRLSEIQLAQASQKAVMLEVQLNTQRAGKTQLAEQLHSVMQKQWQQALQIISGGQIENLSPLQRLNVERISEGKSLKRCHSACCNKEHRSVRSELRSASSQNLQTVNLRQEQDESLITLASNDETPLSRKESKDDLRKYIKMILDMQQPNKDEFVRAKYQEDTNASPPPVVREVPRKHYTKKDSNGLSEESVTWQRVDESSIHDTSEHMQVPHFQGPKIEQPKNKPPWK; this comes from the exons ATGATGAGTGATTCGGATGATACGGATGTTCTTCTGTTGATACCGCCAGATTTATTCACTGTTGCGTCCTCGGATTCGGATGACGATTCCCGTGTCGGTCACGCAAGAAAATACCGTGAAACCAGCGTGGTTTCCGAAATCTTGGAGCACGTCCAATCCCTCGAGAATAGAATTAACGTTATCGAGTCCAGGGATAATAGCCTCGAAGTTTCACTGTTGAATGCTTCATTGGACTCTTATTCACAAGCAATCTCTCATCCTAACATTGAATTTTCCCCCACAAAGATATCCCAGCCAACGCACTCTCTTTCTCGGTTGTCCAGCCTGCAGAACACTCCTGTTAAACCTCTGTGCTGCTCGTCCTCAAAATCGTCACCCGGGTGTATTCCTCTGTCCATAGTGACTAACACCCCGAGAGGTAATCCGCCAAACCGTTTTAGACGTTCCAAGCTCTCCGATGTTACTAATCCGACTAACTCGTCTCGTATATGGCAAAAACGAGAAGACCTAATTAATTTGGGGACTCCTGTGAAGCAGTCTTTTGAAAACATCCAAAATTCACCCAAACTGGAGAGACACTTTATGCATAGCTTTGTCACAGATCAGGAGAGAAGCAAAGAGTCTTCGGAATGCTTGATACATGGTAAATCCAGTTCAAATCAAGAAGCTAAAAAGGACATAGGAGAAATGGAACTTTCAGAGGTGGATGAGCTCCTCCAGGAAATGGAAGCTACCGAAATTGAATTAGCAAGAAGAATTGACAATTCGAATGCTCGGCGATGCAGCGAAGAACAAGAAGGCTCAAGGAATTTCACTGACTATTCTACTGTCCCTTGCggcaagattctgaaagaaaCCAAATTCTCAGCAAAGTCACCCATGCGTAGATTAGACTTCCAATTCGCCGACGTGGACTTTCAGAGGCCTTTTACTTCGCTGAATTTTCCCCGGGACAAGGTGCATGCCGATGTGTCGCTCCCTGAAGATATTTTTCCCTCCGAAGAGACTAAGCCACGCTTCACCGATTTCAAAGTTTGGGACAGAAGCGTAGGAAATTTTGACCACGTCAAAAATGAACCcaacaataaaaatactgaaaaaccAATAAAACTAATAGAGGAACACGatggaaattcagaaaaagtCTCTGACCGTGGAATCATTCGTCGCACAGTTATATCCTCCAATACTGCGGAAAATCCTACTTTGGAAAACTCTGAACCTTTGGATGTCCAAACTCAAATGCCCAGCATCAAAAGCTCGAGCGCTCGATCGATGCCTAATATGAATAATTCAATGTCTGTTCTTTATGGAAATACAGACAATGGAAAATTACACAGTAACGGATTCGTCCATGATGGAACTAACGACACTGTGGACAGTGGTTTACAAGGCACGAGACAGTCTCAGAACACTGACGAATTGCAACAAACTATCCGAGAGATCCGAATGACAGGAAAACAGGGAATGAATTCTCTTTCAACCAGAAGTATTGAAAATTGTCCAAG GAAAACACAACGTCTCCTTGCTCTTTCTGATTTCTGGGACTGCGACGGTACAAAATCACAAGAAGAAATGTTGCGCATCAAATTGGAGGAGGAAAAGTTCAGAAGAGAA cACTGCGAGCACCTTATTCAAGAGTTACAGAAACGACTACTAGAACAACAAGAAAAAGTAGCGGTTGCCATCCGCGTGGATAATGAAAAGAATGCGGCAATATCGCAATTCCAGGAAGCTTGGTCGAAGTTACGACAAAGATGGGAGACTTTAGAAAAAGATCATTCAGAACTGGAGTCGACTTTGAAAAGTTTGACAGAAAAACATAATTCTGAAGTATCGGCATATCAGCAACAAATAAAACGTGGCGAAGGTGAATTATCGAAAGCTCTTGATCTGGCCGCTGGATACAAGGAAAAGAGTGATTCTTTggtgaaagaaaaacttgaacTTTTAAAAGCGCACGCGGACGAgcttgaaaattataaactaCTCGTGCAGGAAGCTGAGCAACGATACGAAAATCTGAAAGAAGATTACAGTAAACTTGTAGAAAGAAACAGACAATTGGATGAAATCGATAACAACCTGCAACAAGAATTGAACAAAGAACGTTTACGAAATTCAGAAGTGAGATCGGAAATGGGCGCTATTCATAAAGCATTGGACGCCTGCGAAGCCGAGCTCACTATTTTGCGACAGGAAAAGGAGAATTTGCAGCTCAAAATAAAGGAAGAAGTTACGAGAAACGGAATTCTCGAACAAGGCAGAGCTGCTCTTCTTCAAGCTGTCAGCGAAGCCCAAAACTTAGAG aaAGCAGCCAAAGACGAGATAAAATCACTCGTTGATCGTCAAGATCAAATCAGGTCTGAACTTcgtgaaatttatcaaaatcagcTTGACGACGTTGTGAAAACAAAGTTGAAAGAGTTTCAAGGACAACTGGACGCTGCCGAGATGGCATTTCAAGCTGATCTCGAGACAAGACAACGCGCGATTGCCGAATGCGCAGCCAGAAAAATCAAAGGCATCATAGACAA ACATCAGCTAGAAATTAACTTGCTTGAAGAAAAACATCTCGAGGAAAAGCGCTTGAGCGAAATTCAACTCGCACAAGCTTCACAAAAAGCTGTTATGCTGGAAGTCCAATTGAATACGCAACGTGCTGGGAAAACGCAACTTGCCGAGCAACTCCATTCCGTCATGCAAAAACAGTGGCAACAGGCTTTGCAAATAATATCAG GTGgacaaatagaaaatctttcgccTCTGCAACGTTTGAACGTCGAGCGAATTTCTGAAGGGAAATCTTTGAAACGGTGCCATTCCGCGTGTTGCAACAAGGAGCACAGATCGGTGAGATCGGAATTGCGTTCGGCAAGCTCGCAAAACCTACAAACTGTGAATTTACGTCAGGAACAAGATGAGAGTCTCATAACCCTGGCCTCGAACGACGAGACGCCTTTGTCAAGAAAAGAGTCGAAGGACGACCTtcgaaaatacataaaaatg ATTCTCGATATGCAACAACCAAATAAGGATGAATTCGTGCGAGCAAAATATCAGGAAGATACCAACGCAAGTCCACCTCCGGTCGTACGAGAAGTTCCTAGGAAGCACTACACGAAAAAAGATTCTAATGGTTTGAGCGAAGAAAGTGTCACGTGGCAGCGAGTCGATGAG TCGTCCATCCACGACACCAGTGAACACATGCAAGTACCTCATTTTCAGGGACCGAAGATCGAACAGCCGAAAAACAAGCCACCATGGAAATGA
- the drpr gene encoding protein draper has translation MVWRVQTLALATTLMTLVILVSGHLEGPNVCVRQETYTVHVNISEQKPYRIRENTWCFSFPPRCSTYRMSFKTVYRTQTLTKQRPVDECCKGYGATADGNRCVPICSEDCRHGTCVAPDECKCETGYGGPSCDVKCPLGKWGRACRKDCKCKNGATCDPFNGECRCTKGWQGESCDVKCEPDRYGQDCGEVCRCSNGGSCHHISGECHCAPGYTGPLCDDLCPEGKHGDECKTECSCQNGGSCSPTTGECYCTAGWIGRVCANRCPEGYWGDDCIEECNCYNGASCHHVTGECICKPGYHGKQCFYSCPEGKFGLNCTSNCTCQNGGTCSPTDGSCFCGAGWTGEKCEERACPDGLYGVGCSKVCECHKNNTDLCHPATGVCVCAVGWDGSTCSRPCSYTYYGKGCENRCNCKNDAQCSPIDGSCICTAGFRGDDCSEVCPPNTYGEDCAQKCSCKNGATCSPQNGWCNCTAGWNGVLCDRPCADKYFGKDCEGKCQCLNNAACNPQNGTCTCAAGFTGKHCEDRCKKGYFGHECTQACDCHEDNTVDCDPATGRCICKPEWRGIRCETQCPVGLYGDDCHSQCNCMNNSSCDPDTGSCVCSRGWEGPDCSQPCKHGWYGVNCKEKCPEKVHGNMTCDHVTGKYVCRPGYLGLTCEHPCSPDRWGLHCANRCDCKNDGECHHVTGTCQCRPGWQGERCQTPCPQGTFGVNCTQHCKCQNGGQCRSNDGHCRCAPGWTGTRCTEICPEGYYGDQCMEPCECKNDFFSCHPAEGCICRHGYTGPNCDVERLSQITQKAETGYGSVVAGIFAAIIVIAITLAAWMYHRRRVANLKMEIAQVQYIAEPVTTPDRNQFDNPVYSYQSNPRNDDGTATLLNNGLIRNNLGMKNINNERAKLGSGGCTDDDDESCRGAYGLQYDHAASLKNKDADLGNPNVNVYNSIDEMDTKKAEHLYDEIKQNNGEMEYDHLDYTRPMSAWKPHYQRMANGFGPRDGSGTSKSSHQDPEIGGT, from the exons atggTTTGGCGCGTCCAGACGCTCGCATTGGCAACGACTTTGATGACACTCGTCATTCTCGTTTCGGGACATCTCGAAGGACCAAATGTTTGTGTTCGACAAGAAAC ATATACAGTACACGTCAACATTTCGGAACAAAAACCATACCGTATACGAGAAAACACTTGGTGTTTTAGCTTTCCACCAAGATGTTCGACTTATCGGATGAGTTTCAAAACCGTGTACAGGACGCAG ACACTCACGAAACAACGACCGGTCGATGAATGTTGTAAAGGCTACGGTGCGACTGCAGACGGCAACAGGTGCGTGCCGATTTGTTCGGAAGACTGTCGTCACGGTACGTGCGTAGCTCCTGATGAGTGCAAATGTGAAACCGGATACGGAGGGCCATCCTGCGACGTCA AATGTCCTCTCGGGAAATGGGGTCGCGCATGCAGAAAGGATTGCAAGTGTAAAAACGGAGCGACATGCGACCCGTTTAACGGCGAATGCAGGTGCACGAAGGGCTGGCAGGGGGAGAGTTGCGACGTGAAGTGTGAGCCGGATCGTTACGGGCAGGATTGCGGGGAGGTGTGTCGTTGCAGCAACGGTGGAAGCTGTCACCACATTTCGGGGGAGTGTCACTGCGCCCCAGGTTATACCGGGCCGCTGTGCGACGATCTTTGTCCCGAGGGTAAGCACGGTGACGAGTGTAAGACGGAGTGTAGTTGTCAAAACGGTGGTTCGTGTTCGCCAACGACGGGCGAGTGTTATTGCACGGCGGGTTGGATCGGTAGAGTTTGTGCAAATCGTTGTCCCGAGGGTTATTGGGGGGATGATTGTATCGAAGAGTGCAATTGTTACAACGGTGCGAGCTGCCATCACGTGACAGGTGAGTGCATTTGCAAGCCGGGCTACCACGGGAAGCAGTGTTTCTACAGCTGTCCGGAGGGGAAATTCGGTCTTAACTGTACGAGCAATTGTACCTGTCAAAACGGAGGCACGTGCTCGCCGACGGACGGTAGTTGTTTTTGTGGCGCTGGATGGACCGGGGAAAAATGCGAAGAACGCGCCTGTCCGGACGGCCTTTACGGAGTTGGTTGTTCCAAGGTTTGCGAGTGCCACAAAAACAACACCGACCTCTGTCATCCCGCGACCGGAGTATGCGTCTGTGCTGTTGGATGGGACGGCTCGACCTGTTCACGGCCCTGTTCTTACACCTACTACGGAAAAGGTTGCGAGAATCGTTGCAACTGTAAAAACGATGCTCAGTGCTCACCCATCGACGGTAGTTGCATTTGCACTGCTGGCTTTCGCGGCGACGATTGCTCCGAGGTTTGCCCTCCGAATACCTACGGCGAAGACTGCGCTCAAAAATGTTCCTGCAAAAATGGGGCTACTTGCTCCCCCCAAAACGGATGGTGCAACTGTACTGCAG GCTGGAATGGCGTTCTTTGCGATCGTCCATGCGCCGACAAATATTTTGGCAAGGACTGCGAAGGGAAGTGTCAATGCTTGAATAATGCAGCCTGCAATCCTCAAAATG GCACATGCACGTGTGCGGCTGGTTTTACTGGGAAACACTGCGAGGATCGTTGCAAAAAGGGATACTTTGGACACGAGTGTACGCAAGCCTGTGATTGCCACGAGGATAACACTGTCGATTGCGATCCTGCCACCGGACGATGCATCTGCAAGCCCGAATGGCGAG GAATACGGTGCGAAACTCAGTGTCCCGTCGGTCTGTACGGCGACGACTGTCACTCCCAATGCAACTGCATGAACAATAGTTCCTGTGATCCGGATACCGGAAGCTGCGTGTGCTCCAGAGGCTGGGAAGGTCCAGACTGTTCACAGCCTTGTAAACACGGCTGGTACGGTGTGaactgtaaagaaaaatgtccAGAGAAAGTTCACG GTAACATGACCTGTGACCACGTGACTGGGAAATACGTTTGTCGTCCTGGCTATCTCGGTCTCACGTGCGAACATCCCTGCTCACCCGATCGCTGGGGACTGCACTGTGCGAATCGCTGCGACTGCAAAAATGACGGAGAGTGTCACCACGTCACCG GCACTTGTCAGTGTCGTCCAGGTTGGCAAGGCGAACGATGCCAAACGCCCTGCCCTCAAGGCACATTCGGTGTCAACTGTACTCAACACTGCAAATGCCAAAACGGAGGACAGTGCCGATCCAACGACGGGCATTGCAGATGTGCACCCGGGTGGACTGGCACGCGATGTACCGAAA TTTGTCCGGAAGGCTATTACGGTGACCAGTGCATGGAACCGTGCGAATGCAAAAACGATTTCTTCAGTTGTCATCCGGCGGAAGGTTGCATTTGCAGACACGGTTACACAG GCCCGAATTGCGACGTGGAGCGTTTGTCGCAGATAACACAAAAGGCAGAAACGGGCTACGGCAGCGTAGTCGCCGGAATATTTGCAGCTATTATAGTTATTGCCATAACTCTCGCTGCGTGGATGTATCATCGACGAAGAGTCGCCaatttgaaaatggaaatCGCTCAAGTTCAATACATCGCCGAACCCGTGACCACTCCAG atCGCAATCAATTCGACAATCCAGTCTACTCCTATCAGAGCAACCCTAGAAACGACGATGGAACTGCAACGTTATTGAACAATGGATTAATCAGAAATAATCTTGGAATGAAAAACATTAATAATGAGAGAGCGAAATTGGGATCCGGTGGTTGTACggatgacgacgacgagagCTGCAGGG gTGCTTACGGTCTCCAATACGATCACGCTGCATCGCTGAAAAACAAAGATGCCGATTTGGGCAATCCGAACGTCAATGTTTACAACAGCATCGACGAGATGGACACGAAAAAAGCCGAGCATCTTTACGACGAGATAAAGCAGAACAACGGGGAAATGGAGTACGATCATTTGGACTACACGCGTCCAATGAGCGCGTGGAAACCGCACTATCAGAGAATGGCGAACGGTTTTGGTCCTCGAGATGGCAGTGGAACTAGCAAGTCGAGTCACCAAGATCCTGAAATCGGTGGTACATAA